The following coding sequences are from one Humulus lupulus chromosome X, drHumLupu1.1, whole genome shotgun sequence window:
- the LOC133805818 gene encoding zinc finger BED domain-containing protein RICESLEEPER 3-like, which yields MDKFLSPTSTQLGEVHDVVDTTPNTTPKPTPNTTPIDLKSPKKEANGEPPTIRKKPTRNSRVWDHFTKVKDGNPNNPRCTCNYCGKDYAHDSRRVGTSSLWAHLKNQCKKYPYRVADKKHKLLSFQSGSDGGGNLLAMTFNKEGCRKALAKFVVKDEQAFSVVEGEGFKEFVQELQPKFVIPSRRNVTRDIYQFFCEEGVKLKEELTRDGQRVCLATDCWNSSTQMTYMCLTAHYVDSDWQLQKKIINFCQISNHKGETIGKVIEACLLGWGIEKVFAMIVDNASANDVVVGFVKRMVNAWNGSVLDDKFMHLRWNSTFMMLDVALKFEKAFARYEEEDDKFLSFFVDNEHGKKRVGPPTSSDRESATIFVEFVSTFYEITLKFSGTLHVTSNNLYHEIYKIHTQWSDLASSSDPLYEKYCSSAENINPMLFLAVVLDPRYKLKYLKYCFETVYDAGTIAKIVVKVEQILQRLYNSYHVEGESDGDKVSKSDSPPKGGAKETIRRRLLENYLQQQQMFVTKKMNDVDKYLTEETINPMTSSFDNKLKDKATTKEKTNALIAVVH from the exons ATGGACAAGTTTCTTAGCCCAACTTCCACCCAACTAGGTGAAGTGCATGATGTCGTAGACACCACCCCAAACACTACCCCAAAACCCACTCCAAACACTACTCCTATTGATCTTAAGTCACCTAAAAAAGAAGCCAATGGTGAACCACCCACAATTAGGAAAAAGCCTACTAGGAACTCTAGAGTTTGGGATCACTTTACAAAAGTGAAGGATGGGAATCCAAACAATCCTAGATGCACTTGTAACTATTGTGGGAAAGACTATGCTCATGATAGTAGGAGAGTTGGAACAAGTAGTTTATGGGCACATTTGAAAAATCAATGTAAGAAGTATCCTTATAGGGTGGCTGATAAAAAACATAAATTGCTTAGCTTTCAAAGTGGTAGTGATGGTGGGGGAAATTTGTTGGCTATGACCTTTAATAAGGAGGGATGTCGGAAAGCCTTAGCTAAGTTTGTGGTGAAGGATGAGCAAGCCTTTAGTGTTGTAGAGGGTGAAGGCTTTAAAGAGTTTGTTCAGGAGTTGCAACCAAAATTTGTTATCCCTAGTAGAAGGAATGTGACTAGGGATATATATCAATTTTTTTGTGAAGAGGGGGTTAAATTAAAGGAAGAGTTAACTAGAGATGGGCAAAGGGTATGCTTAGCCACTGATTGTTGGAATTCTTCCACCCAAATGACTTATATGTGTCTCACTGCACATTATGTTGACAGTGATTGGcaattgcaaaaaaaaattataaatttttgtcAAATTTCCAATCACAAAGGAGAGACAATCGGTAAGGTGATTGAGGCTTGTTTGCTGGGTTGGGGAATAGAAAAAGTTTTTGCTATGATTGTTGATAATGCATCAGCTAATGATGTGGTTGTTGGTTTTGTGAAGAGGATGGTGAATGCATGGAATGGATCTGTTCTTGACGACAAGTTCATGCATTTAAG GTGGAACTCCACTTTCATGATGTTAGATGTGGCTCTTAAATTTGAAAAAGCTTTTGCAAGATATGAGGAGGAAGATGACAAATTTTTGAGTTTCTTCGTGGACAATGAACATGGGAAGAAGAGGGTTGGGCCGCCAACTTCTAGTGATAGGGAGAGTGCTACTATATTTGTCGAATTTGTCTCAACTTTTTATGAAATTACTCTAAAGTTTAGTGGCACATTGCATGTAACGTCTAACAATTTATATCATGAGATTTATAAGATTCATACACAATGGAGTGACTTAGCTAGTAGTAGTGATCCTTTGTATGAAAAATATTGCAGCAGTGCAGAGAACATTAATCCCATGTTGTTTTTGGCTGTTGTGCTTGATCCAAGATACAAGTTGAAGTATTTGAAGTACTGTTTTGAGACTGTTTATGATGCTGGAACTATTGCCAAGATTGTTGTCAAGGTGGAACAAATCCTTCAACGACTGTACAATTCTTATCATGTTGAGGGTGAGAGCGATGGTGACAAG GTAAGTAAAAGTGACTCACCACCAAAGGGTGGTGCCAAAGAAACTATTAGGAGGAGGTTATTGGAAAATTATTTGCAACAACAACAGATGTTTGTGACTAAGAAAATGAATGATGTTGATAAGTACTTGACTGAAGAAACTATCAATCCAATGACTTCCTCATTTG ACAACAAACTTAAGGACAAAGCGACAACAAAAGAGAAGACCAATGCACTCATCGCCGTTGTTCATTGA